The following is a genomic window from Chromatiales bacterium.
TCACCACCAAACTTCTTCGACTGGTGCGTGGTGATCGCCGCGGTCAACGTCGTCTTGCCATGGTCCACGTGACCAATCGTCCCGACATTCACATGCGGCTTCGTGCGCTCGAACTTCGCCTTGGACACGTCGAATACCTCGCTCGATGACTAACGACTGCTATTACTGATGTTTGATGATGTTGGCCGCGATCTGCGCCGGGGCCTCGGAATACTTCTCGAATTCCATGCTGTAGGTCGCGCGTCCCTGGGTCGCCGAACGCAGCGAGGTCGCGTAACCGAACATCTCGCCCAGCGGAACCTCGGCGCGCACGATGCGCCCCGACGGCGAATCGTCCATGCCCTGCACGACGCCGCGACGACGATTCAGGTCGCCCATGACGTCACCCATGTAGTCCTCGGGCGTGACGACCTCGACCTTCATGATCGGCTCGAGCAGCACGGGATTGGCCTTCTTGCAGCCTTCCTTGATGGCCATCGACCCGGCAATCTTGAACGCCATTTCCGAGGAATCGACCTCGTGGTAGGACCCGTCGATGATTGCGACTTTTACGTCAACCATCGGGAAACCGGCAACCACACCGTTCTCGAGCTGCTCGCGCGCGCCCTTTTCGACTGCCGGGATGTATTCCTTCGGAACCACGCCGCCGACGATCTCGTTGACGAACTCGAAACCCTTGCCGTGCTCCTGCGGCTCGATGCGCAGCCACACATGACCGAACTGACCGCGACCGCCGGACTGGCGAACAAACTTGCCCTCCTGCTCCACGCTCTTGCGGATGGTCTCGCGATAGGCAACTTGCGGCGCACCGACGTTCGCTTCGACATTGAACTCGCGCTTCATGCGGTCGACGATGATCTCGAGGTGCAGTTCGCCCATGCCCGAGATGATGGTCTGACCGGATTCCTCATCTGTACGCACGCGGAACGACGGATCCTCGGCGGCAAGCTTGCCGAGCGCGATACCCATCTTTTCCTGGTCGCTTTTGGTCTTCGGTTCGACGGCGACCGAAATCACCGGCTCCGGAAACTCCATGCGCTCGAGCGTGATGACCTTGTCAATGGCGCACAGCGTGTCACCGGTCGTGACGTTCTTCAGCCCGACGGCCGCGGCGATGTCGCCCGCGCGCACCTCTTTGATTTCGGTGCGGTTGTTCGCGTGCATCTGCAGGATTCGTCCGATGCGCTCCTTTTTGCCCTTGACCGAGTTCAACACCGTGTCACCGGAGTTCAATACACCGGAATAGCAACGGAAGAAGGTCAAGGTGCCGACGAACGGATCGGTCGCGATCTTGAATGCCAGCGCGGCGAACGGCTCGTCGTCGGAGGACTTGCGCACCGCCTCGGTTTCGCCGTCGTCCAGCGTGCCGCGAATATCCGGCACGTCAATTGGCGCCGGCATGATCTCGATGACTTTATCGAGCATGGCCTGCACGCCCTTGTTCTTGAAGGCGGACCCGCACAGAACCGGAACGATTTCCAGCGCGATCGTCCGCAGACGCAGACCGCTCAGAACGTCCGACTCGTCGAGATCGCCGGTTTCGAGGTACTTCTCCATGAGTTCCTCGCTGGACTCGGCGGCGGCCTCGACCATCTTTTCGCGCCACTCCGCTGCTTCGTCGGAAAGCTCCGCGGGAATATCACGCGCTTCATAGGTGAGACCCATATTGGTCTCATCCCAGTGAATTGCCTTCATGCGAATCAGGTCGATGACGCCGGCAAAGCCGTCTTCGGCGCCAATGGGCAACTGCAGCGGCACCGGATTCGCGCCAAGGCGCTTCTTGAGCTGGCCGACTACCCGCAGGAAGTTCGCGCCGGCACGATCCATCTTATTGACAAAGGCCATGCGCGGAACATGGTATTTGTTGGCCTGGCGCCAGACCGTCTCGGACTGGGGCTCCACCCCGCCGACCGCGCACAGCACGAATACCGCGCCGTCCAGAACGCGCAGCGACCGCTCCACCTCGATCGTGAAATCGACGTGTCCGGGCGTATCAATGATATTGATGCGGTGCTCCGGAAACTGCTTGTCCATGCCCTGCCAAAAGCAAGTGGTGGCAGCCGATGTAATCGTGATGCCGCGCTCCTGCTCCTGCGCCATCCAGTCCATGGTGGCCGCACCGTCATGCACCTCGCCGATCTTGTGCGAGACGCCGGTGTAATAGAGCACGCGCTCGGTCGTGGTCGTCTTACCGGCATCAATGTGAGCCATGATGCCGATATTGCGATAACGGTTGATGGGGGTGTTGCGCGGCACGGTCGTGAATTCCGATTCGGTTGAAACCTAAAGGTTGTGTCTTGTTACCAGCGATAGTGCGAGAACGCGCGGTTGGCCTCGGCCATGCGATGCGTGTCTTCGCGCTTCTTCACGGCAGTGCCACGATTCGCGGCGGCGTCAAGAATCTCGCCCGCAAGTCGCATCTCGAAACCCTTTTCGCTGCGCTTGCGCGCGGCGTCGATCAGCCAGCGCATCGCCAGCGAGTTGCGTCGGGTCGGACGCACCTCGGTCGGCACCTGGTAGGTCGCACCACCGACCCGGCGGGACTTGACCTCCACCATGGGTCGCACGTTGTCGAGCGCCTGCTCGAGCACCTCGAGCACGTCCTGCCCCGAGGACTTCGCGCCGACGCGATCAAGCGCGCCGTACACCACGCCCTCGGCGACCGACTTCTTGCCGTCGCGCATGAACATGTTGACAAATTTCGCAAGCATATCGCTGCCGAACTTCGGATCCGGCAAAACGGCACGGCGCTCGGCTTGTCTGCGTCGGGACATCGAAAAACTACCGTATTAAATGGTTATTTCTTGGGGCGCTTCGCGCCGTATTTCGAGCGGCCCTGGCGGCGCGCTTCCACACCCACGGTGTCCAGGCTGCCGCGTACGACGTGATAGCGCACGCCGGGCAGGTCCTTCACACGACCACCGCGGATCAGCACGACCGAGTGCTCCTGCAGGTTGTGACCCTCACCGCCGATGTACGTCGTGACCTCCTGACCGTTGGTCAGGCGCACGCGCGCGACCTTGCGCAGCGCCGAGTTCGGCTTTTTCGGCGTGGTCGTGTACACACGCGTGCATACGCCGCGCTTCTGCGGACAGGCCTCGAGTGACGGCACGTTGGTTTTGTCGCGCTTGCGTTTGCGAGGCTTGCGCACCAGCTGATTGAT
Proteins encoded in this region:
- the fusA gene encoding elongation factor G encodes the protein MPRNTPINRYRNIGIMAHIDAGKTTTTERVLYYTGVSHKIGEVHDGAATMDWMAQEQERGITITSAATTCFWQGMDKQFPEHRINIIDTPGHVDFTIEVERSLRVLDGAVFVLCAVGGVEPQSETVWRQANKYHVPRMAFVNKMDRAGANFLRVVGQLKKRLGANPVPLQLPIGAEDGFAGVIDLIRMKAIHWDETNMGLTYEARDIPAELSDEAAEWREKMVEAAAESSEELMEKYLETGDLDESDVLSGLRLRTIALEIVPVLCGSAFKNKGVQAMLDKVIEIMPAPIDVPDIRGTLDDGETEAVRKSSDDEPFAALAFKIATDPFVGTLTFFRCYSGVLNSGDTVLNSVKGKKERIGRILQMHANNRTEIKEVRAGDIAAAVGLKNVTTGDTLCAIDKVITLERMEFPEPVISVAVEPKTKSDQEKMGIALGKLAAEDPSFRVRTDEESGQTIISGMGELHLEIIVDRMKREFNVEANVGAPQVAYRETIRKSVEQEGKFVRQSGGRGQFGHVWLRIEPQEHGKGFEFVNEIVGGVVPKEYIPAVEKGAREQLENGVVAGFPMVDVKVAIIDGSYHEVDSSEMAFKIAGSMAIKEGCKKANPVLLEPIMKVEVVTPEDYMGDVMGDLNRRRGVVQGMDDSPSGRIVRAEVPLGEMFGYATSLRSATQGRATYSMEFEKYSEAPAQIAANIIKHQ
- the tuf gene encoding elongation factor Tu (EF-Tu; promotes GTP-dependent binding of aminoacyl-tRNA to the A-site of ribosomes during protein biosynthesis; when the tRNA anticodon matches the mRNA codon, GTP hydrolysis results; the inactive EF-Tu-GDP leaves the ribosome and release of GDP is promoted by elongation factor Ts; many prokaryotes have two copies of the gene encoding EF-Tu) codes for the protein MSKAKFERTKPHVNVGTIGHVDHGKTTLTAAITTHQSKKFGG
- the rpsG gene encoding 30S ribosomal protein S7; this translates as MSRRRQAERRAVLPDPKFGSDMLAKFVNMFMRDGKKSVAEGVVYGALDRVGAKSSGQDVLEVLEQALDNVRPMVEVKSRRVGGATYQVPTEVRPTRRNSLAMRWLIDAARKRSEKGFEMRLAGEILDAAANRGTAVKKREDTHRMAEANRAFSHYRW
- the rpsL gene encoding 30S ribosomal protein S12, with protein sequence MATINQLVRKPRKRKRDKTNVPSLEACPQKRGVCTRVYTTTPKKPNSALRKVARVRLTNGQEVTTYIGGEGHNLQEHSVVLIRGGRVKDLPGVRYHVVRGSLDTVGVEARRQGRSKYGAKRPKK